The ANME-2 cluster archaeon genome includes a region encoding these proteins:
- a CDS encoding type II toxin-antitoxin system RelE/ParE family toxin, with protein MSQDTTPYEVLVDERVEKDLEKVPKYVVDKFLRLLDEFEKNPIRPRTGFDVKPMEGYPGNTYRLRIGKYRVLYAVDGDNKKVRITSVQHRGNVYK; from the coding sequence TTGAGCCAAGATACAACTCCTTATGAAGTTCTGGTAGATGAGAGAGTTGAAAAAGATTTAGAAAAAGTCCCGAAGTACGTAGTCGATAAATTTCTAAGACTGCTTGATGAATTTGAGAAGAATCCTATTAGACCTAGAACTGGTTTTGATGTGAAACCCATGGAAGGATATCCGGGTAATACATATCGATTAAGGATTGGTAAGTATAGGGTTCTTTATGCAGTTGATGGTGATAATAAAAAGGTCAGGATTACTTCAGTCCAGCACAGAGGGAATGTTTATAAATAA